Part of the Moorella sp. E308F genome, CCGGACAGCTGGAAATCCTTTTAAACGGCACGCCGTTACCAGGGATGTTAAAACAAAGCCTGCTGGAGAGCCTGGAGAAGGCTCCCGGAGGTACGGTGGGCCAGGTCCTGGCCGGGCAGCTGGTCTTCCTGCTCCTGGAATTAGTAACCCTGGTGGTCCTTTTTTACGGCAGTTTATTTCTTTTACGCCGCCTGGCACGCTGGAGCACCATGGGGATAAATATGACCTCTACCGGTTTGCTTAACCGGGGCCTGGGCCTGGCCCTGGGTCTCCTGGGGCAGGTCTTCTGGTTGGCTTTGCTGGTAGGGATGCTGCGCTATCTCGTGGCCCTACCGGCCATGACGGCAGCTCCGGGTTTTTTACCCCTGGCCCGGCAGTTCTATAACTCCGGCATGGCCCTCCAGCTGAGCAATTTTTATGACTGGCTGGCCGGACTGTTGCATACCCTAATCTAGGGGGTTGGCAAGAGGAAGTTATCAATATGGGGGATTTGCCTCCAGGTTGATAAAAGGAGGAATTACCTATGGCAGAAAAAGAAGAAAGCAGAGGCAAAAAACTACAAAAAGAACTGGCTCTCCCTCAGAAGAGTGCCTGGGAGCTTTTAGAAAAGGACACCAGGGAAAAGGTATTTGCTTTTGCCGAGGGGTATAAAACCTTCTTAAGCCGGGCTAAAACTGAACGAGAAGCCATCCGGGCCGCCCTGGAAGCCGCCCGGGGACGCGGCTTTATTTCCCTGGCTGACCTGCCACCCGGCCGGGGGTTAAATCCCGGAAGCCGTTTTTACCTGGAATGGCGGGGTAAAGTCCTGCTCATGGGTATAATGGGTACGGCTGATCTGACCGAAGGCGTAAGGCTGGTGGGGGCCCATGTTGATGCGCCGCGCCTGGACCTGAAACCCATGCCCCTCTATGAAAAAGACGGCCTGGCCATGTTCAAAACCCACTATTACGGCGGCATCAAGAAATACCAGTGGACGGCCCTTCCCCTGGCCCTACACGGCGTGATTATGTTAAGGAACGGTCGCCGGGTGGAAGTGGTAATCGGTGAAGACAGCGCCGACCCCATATTTACCATAAGCGATTTGTTACCCCACCTGGCCAAGGAGCAGATGAAAAAGAATATGGAAGAAGCCTTGAGCGGGGATGATTTAAACCTGGTGGTAGGCAGCATACCTTATCCCGGCGAAGACGATGTAAAAGATAAAATTCGCCTGGCCATTCTCCAGTTGCTAAATGAACGTTATGGCCTGGTGGAAGAGGACCTGATTACGGCAGAGCTGGAACTGGTACCGGCCGGGCCGGCCCGGGACCTGGGTTTTGACCGCTCCCTGGTAGGAGGTTACGGCCAGGACGACCGGGTCTGCGGCTACACGGCCCTGCAGGCCATCCTGGACCTGGAGGGCCCCCGGCATACGGCCCTGGTACTCCTGGTAGATAAAGAAGAAATCGGCAGTACAGGTAATACCGGCGCCCACTCCCGCTTCCTAGAATATGCTTTAAGCGAGCTAGCTGCTCGCCTGGGTAATACCAGCATTGTCCACGTGGGCCGGATTATGGCCAATTCCCAGGCCATTTCCGCTGACGTGACCGCCGGTGTCGATCCCACCTATGAAAATGTCTTCGACATGCACAATGCTTCCCGCCTGGGATACGGCGTGGTTTTAAATAAGTACTCCGGTTCCCGGGGCAAATACGACGCCAATGACGCCAGTGCCGAGTTTATGGGCCGACTGCGGGACATTTTCAACCAGAATCAGGTCATCTGGCAGAGCGGCGAAATGGGTAAGGTGGATGCCGGCGGCGGCGGTACCATAGCCAAGTTTTTGGCCTATTTCGGCCTGGATGTGGCCGACTGCGGCCCGGCCCTCCTCTCCATGCACGCTCCCCTGGAGATAGCCAGCAAGGTGGATATTTATATGGCCTACCGGGCCTACAAGGCTTTTCTAGCCAGTTAATGATTTTTTAAGCAGGAAAAGTAAAATCTCGTGAAGAAAAGATATATAAAAGGCCCTGGTACCTTGAGAGTGGATGGGCGCCAGGTGCTTTTCTTTTAAAGGGGGCATGGATGGTGGAAAAAATAGTAGATGCCCGCGGGCTGGCCTGCCCGCAACCGGTTATCCAGACCAAAAAGGCCCTGGAAAGTTTGGGGCCGGATGGAGAGCTGGTTACCATTGTCGATAATGAGGTCGCCCGGGACAATGTTTTAAAACTGGCGCGGAGCCTGGAGTGCGCTACCAGCGTCAGGGAACAGGGAAGTGAATACTATATCCATATTCGCAAGGAAAGCATACCGGCTACCCAGTTAAGCGTTAATCCGGGCCAGGTATTGCTGGTAACCTCGGCCAGCCTGGGCCGCGGTTCGGAAGAGCTGGGGAGCATCCTCATGCGCAGCTTCTTTTACAGCTTGAGTGAAACGGAAGTGCTGCCCCGGCGGGTTCTCTTTATCAACAGTGGTGTCCAGCTCTGCTGCCAGGGTTCACCGGTGCTGGACAGCCTGCTGGCTCTGGAGCAAAAGGGAGTGGAAATCCTGGCCTGCGGCACCTGCCTGGACTATTACCACCTGAAAGAAAAATTGTGTGCCGGTAGCGTTACCAATATGTATACCATCATTGAACACCTTATGGCTGCGGAAAAGGTAATTACCCTCTAGGGGAGTGGTGACTTTGCTCTGGCAGCGCCGGCGTTACCGGGATGAAGAGCGCCTGTCAGCAGCCCTGGCAGGTTGCCGGGGCAAAATAGCTAAAGGTTTACGACGGGAGTTGTGCCGGCTGGACGCCCGGGCCCTGGCCGGGCTCCTTGCCGGCCTCTGGCCGCGTCTGGAGGAAGCTACCCGTGAGCAGCTGGCGGCTCTGGCGGAGGAAGAAGGTTTTATTGAGGCCTGGCTGCGGGACCTGGAACAGGGAAAAGCCGGTGAGAAAGCTAGGGCGGCTACCATCCTGGGCGAGATGGGAGTTAAACGTGCCCTTGGCTCCCTCCTCGCGGCCCTGGGAGACCGGGACGAAGGCGTCCAGATGGCAGCAACGGCAGCCCTTATCCGTTTACGTGACCGGCGTTGCCTGGAACCGTTGCTTACAGCTCTGGCGGAACCCCGGCGCTGGCCACCGGCGCGGGTGGCCGAGGTGTTGCTGGCTTTAGGAACAGACAGTATCCCGCCTTTGCTGGATCTCCTGGAACGGGGGCCGGAAGACGTTTCCATACGGGTGATAAATATCCTGGGCTGCTTTAAGGATGAGCGGGTCTTACCGGCCCTGGAGCACTGCCTTAAGGATGAGAGCGCTGCCGTGCGCAGAGCAGCGGCCATGGCCCTTGGGGAAACCGGCTGCAGCCAGGGCGCGGGGAGTTTAAAGAAGGCACTGGCCGATCCGGTGGGCGAGGTACGGGCCGCCGCCGCCCGCGCCCTGGGAAGGCTAAAGTGCCGGGATGCCACGGATTTGCTTAAGAGTTGCCTGGCCGATGCAACCTGGGAAGTCCGCGCAGCTGCCGGCGCGGCCCTCACCGAGCTGGGGGCAGCAAGGGACGAGCAAGAAATGGGAGGAGAACATCTGGATGGACTTGCAGGTTGGCGATATCGTCCAGACCAGAAAGAAACATCCCTGCGGTAGCGACCAATGGGAGATTTTACGAGTAGGTATGGATTTTCGCCTACGCTGCCTGGGATGCGGTCGTTTAATCCTTATTCCTCGTCTAAAAGCGGAAAAGAGCATTAAAAAAGTGATAGCTAAATTGC contains:
- a CDS encoding CvpA family protein, whose amino-acid sequence is MLNYLDLLLFLLLALGAWRGYRLGFVNLIAGWISYLVAGLAAALYARPLAEAVDQAWHLTGRWGNWLAPLLPLPRPVLSQPLGKAAAGQLEILLNGTPLPGMLKQSLLESLEKAPGGTVGQVLAGQLVFLLLELVTLVVLFYGSLFLLRRLARWSTMGINMTSTGLLNRGLGLALGLLGQVFWLALLVGMLRYLVALPAMTAAPGFLPLARQFYNSGMALQLSNFYDWLAGLLHTLI
- a CDS encoding aminopeptidase; its protein translation is MAEKEESRGKKLQKELALPQKSAWELLEKDTREKVFAFAEGYKTFLSRAKTEREAIRAALEAARGRGFISLADLPPGRGLNPGSRFYLEWRGKVLLMGIMGTADLTEGVRLVGAHVDAPRLDLKPMPLYEKDGLAMFKTHYYGGIKKYQWTALPLALHGVIMLRNGRRVEVVIGEDSADPIFTISDLLPHLAKEQMKKNMEEALSGDDLNLVVGSIPYPGEDDVKDKIRLAILQLLNERYGLVEEDLITAELELVPAGPARDLGFDRSLVGGYGQDDRVCGYTALQAILDLEGPRHTALVLLVDKEEIGSTGNTGAHSRFLEYALSELAARLGNTSIVHVGRIMANSQAISADVTAGVDPTYENVFDMHNASRLGYGVVLNKYSGSRGKYDANDASAEFMGRLRDIFNQNQVIWQSGEMGKVDAGGGGTIAKFLAYFGLDVADCGPALLSMHAPLEIASKVDIYMAYRAYKAFLAS
- the yedF gene encoding sulfurtransferase-like selenium metabolism protein YedF — its product is MVEKIVDARGLACPQPVIQTKKALESLGPDGELVTIVDNEVARDNVLKLARSLECATSVREQGSEYYIHIRKESIPATQLSVNPGQVLLVTSASLGRGSEELGSILMRSFFYSLSETEVLPRRVLFINSGVQLCCQGSPVLDSLLALEQKGVEILACGTCLDYYHLKEKLCAGSVTNMYTIIEHLMAAEKVITL
- a CDS encoding HEAT repeat domain-containing protein — its product is MVTLLWQRRRYRDEERLSAALAGCRGKIAKGLRRELCRLDARALAGLLAGLWPRLEEATREQLAALAEEEGFIEAWLRDLEQGKAGEKARAATILGEMGVKRALGSLLAALGDRDEGVQMAATAALIRLRDRRCLEPLLTALAEPRRWPPARVAEVLLALGTDSIPPLLDLLERGPEDVSIRVINILGCFKDERVLPALEHCLKDESAAVRRAAAMALGETGCSQGAGSLKKALADPVGEVRAAAARALGRLKCRDATDLLKSCLADATWEVRAAAGAALTELGAARDEQEMGGEHLDGLAGWRYRPDQKETSLR
- a CDS encoding DUF951 domain-containing protein; translation: MDLQVGDIVQTRKKHPCGSDQWEILRVGMDFRLRCLGCGRLILIPRLKAEKSIKKVIAKLP